The following proteins are encoded in a genomic region of Elgaria multicarinata webbii isolate HBS135686 ecotype San Diego chromosome 16, rElgMul1.1.pri, whole genome shotgun sequence:
- the ACSBG1 gene encoding long-chain-fatty-acid--CoA ligase ACSBG1, giving the protein MTESNETRNSSGAENILKDSGTGQEDPSASLWTSSANGLVKLRMDSTCSQTPITVHQMFQESLEKYASLYAMASRKDGKWEKITFSEYYSLSRKAAKSFLKLGLERFHSVAILGFNSAEWFILAVGTIFAGGIVTGIYTTNSPEACHYIAHDCRANIIVVENQKQLDKIMQIWNRLPHLKAVVMYKEPLLSKSPNLYAMDEFMELGNEVPDEELDAVIGSQKPNQCCVLIYTSGTTGKPKGVMLSHDNITWTSTHASRAGDMQPAEMQQETIVSYLPLSHIAAQIYDLWTGIKWGERVYFAEPDALKGGLVNILKEALPTSHMGVPRVWEKIMEKIKDVSSQSGYVKKKMLSWAMAVSLERNLNCSNSDLKPFRMRLADALVLAKIRHALGFSHCQKHFCGAAPLSTDALQFFLGLNIPLYEAYGMSETTGPHCMSGPYVYRRYSCGKPVPGCKVKLMNKDEDGNGELCFWGRTVFMGYLNMEDKTREAIDEDGWLHSGDLGKIDPDGFVYVTGRIKELIITAGGENVPPVPLEDAVKKELPALVSNAMLVGDQKKFLSMLLTLKCSVDPDTSEPTDSLTEEARDFCKKLGSKAVGVSEIVRTRDEAVYQAVQDGIDRVNACAVTNAQRIQKWALLGKDFSISGGEFGPTMKLKRQTVVEKYKDEIDSFYNN; this is encoded by the exons CATCTCTCTGGACCTCATCTGCCAACGGGCTCGTTAAACTGAGGATGGACTCCACGTGCTCGCAAACTCCAATAACAGTTCATCAAATGTTCCAAGAATCTCTAGAGAAATATGCATCTCTCTATGCAATGGCCAGCAGAAAGGATGGGAAATGGGAAAAGATTACTTTCTCTGAGTATTACAGTCTTTCCCGGAAAGCAGCCAAAAGTTTCTTGAAG cttgGCCTTGAACGATTCCACAGTGTTGCGATTCTTGGATTCAATTCTGCAGAATGGTTCATTTTGGCAGTAGGCACTATCTTCGCTGG TGGCATTGTGACCGGGATCTACACAACCAATTCCCCTGAGGCCTGTCACTACATTGCTCATGACTGCAGAGCCAACATCATTGTAGTAGAAAACCAGAAACAACTGGACAAAATCATGCAG ATCTGGAATCGTTTACCGCACTTGAAAGCTGTTGTGATGTACAAGGAACCCTTGCTTTCGAAATCTCCCAATTTGTATGCG ATGGATGAATTTATGGAGTTGGGCAACGAGGTACCAGATGAAGAGCTCGATGCTGTCATCGGCTCCCAAAAGCCCAACCAGTGTTGTGTCCTGATCTACACTTCTGGCACGACCGGAAAGCCGAAAGGGGTGATGCTGAGCCATGACAAC ATCACCTGGACGTCAACTCACGCCAGCCGAGCCGGTGACATGCAGCCCGCCGAAATGCAGCAGGAGACGATCGTCAGTTACCTCCCGCTCAGCCACATCGCTGCCCAAATATACGACCTCTGGACAGGGATCaagtggggggagagggtttACTTTGCAGAGCCGGATGCCTTGAAG GGAGGCCTGGTCAACATCCTGAAAGAGGCGCTGCCCACCTCCCACATGGGAGTTCCCCGGGTGTGGGAGAAGATAATGGAGAAGATCAAAGACGTGTCTTCTCAGTCTGGATACGTGAAGAAGAAAATGCTCTCCTGGGCCATGGCGGTCAGTTTGGAACGAAACCTCAACTGCTCAAATAg TGATTTGAAGCCCTTTCGAATGAGACTGGCAGACGCCTTGGTGCTTGCTAAAATCCGCCACGCTTTGGGCTTCTCCCACTGCCAGAAGCACTTCTGCGGAGCTGCGCCTCTTTCTACGGACGCCCTGCAGTTCTTCCTCGGCCTGAACATCCCCTTGTATGAGGCGTATGGGATGAGTGAGACCACCGGCCCCCACTGCATGTCCGGGCCGTATGTTTACCGGCGTTACAG CTGTGGCAAGCCAGTCCCCGGTTGCAAAGTGAAGCTAATGAACAAGGACGAAGATGGCAACGGGGAGCTTTGCTTCTGGGGACGGACCGTTTTCATGGGCTACCTGAACATGGAGGACAAGACCCGAGAAGCGATTGATGAAGACGGCTGGCTGCATTCTGGAGACCTTGGAAAGATAGACCCGGATGGGTTTGTTTATGTCACTGGGAGAATTAAAG AGCTCATCATTACAGCTGGAGGGGAAAATGTCCCTCCGGTCCCCCTCGAGGACGCTGTCAAAAAGGAGCTGCCAGCACTCGTGAGCaatgccatgctggttggagaccAGAAGAAGTTCTTGTCCATGTTGCTGACTTTAAAG TGTTCAGTGGATCCCGATACGTCAGAGCCTACGGACAGTCTGACCGAAGAAGCCAGAGACTTCTGCAAGAAACTTGGCAGCAAAGCCGTTGGAGTGTCCGAGATTGTGAGGACGAGAGATGAGGCTGTTTATCAGGCCGTCCAAGATGGCATAGACCGGGTCAATGCGTGTGCAGTCACCAACGCTCAGCGCATTCAAAAATGGGCGCTCCTCGGAAAAGACTTTTCCATTTCTGGTGGAGAATTTG GCCCAACCATGAAATTAAAGCGGCAAACTGTGGTTGAGAAGTACAAAGATGAAATCGATTCATTCTACAACAATTAA
- the IDH3A gene encoding isocitrate dehydrogenase [NAD] subunit alpha, mitochondrial: MASSWWAPKVFRLLGGFKSQKQVTRSFGSANRTVTLIPGDGIGPEISAAVVEIFQAAKAPVQFEERNVSAIQGPGGKWTIPHDAKESMDKNKIGLKGPLKTPIAAGHPSMNLLLRKTFDLYANIRPCVSIEGYKTPYTDVDIVTIRENTEGEYSGIEHVIVDGVVQSIKLITEDASKRIADFAFEYARNNQRSKVTAVHKANIMRMSDGLFLKKCREAAENCKDIKFNEMYLDTVCLNMVQDPSRFDVLVMPNLYGDILSDLCAGLIGGLGVTPSGNIGANGVAIFESVHGTAPDIAGKDLANPTALLLSAVMMLRHMGMQEYATKIEAACFATIKDGKVLTKDLGGNSKCSEFTAEICGRVRAME, translated from the exons ATGGCTTCGTCTTGGTGGGCGCCCAAG GTTTTTCGTTTACTAGGGGGTTTTAAAAGCCAAAAACAGGTGACCAGAAGTTTTGGTAGTGCT AATCGGACAGTAACTTTGATCCCAGGAGACGGCATTGGACCAGAAATATCTGCTGCTGTCGTGGAGATTTTTCAAGCTGCTAAG GCTCCTGTTCAGTTCGAAGAGAGGAACGTGTCTGCAATTCAAGGTCCAGGAGGAAAATGGACAATTCCACATGATGCCAAAGAATCCATGGACAAGAATAAGATAGGACTGAAAG GTCCTTTGAAAACTCCCATAGCTGCCGGCCACCCGTCAATGAACCTGCTGCTCCGTAAAACGTTTGACCTTTACGCCAATATCCGTCCTTGTGTGTCAATCGAAGGCTACAAAACCCCTTATACAGATGTTGACATTGTCACAATACGAGAGAACACAGAGGGCGAATACAGTGGAATTGAGCATGTG ATTGTTGATGGCGTTGTACAGAGTATCAAACTCATCACAGAAGATGCAAGCAAACGTATTGCTGACTTTGCATTTGAGTATGCTAGAAACAATCAAAGAAGCAAAGTTACAGCTGTGCATAAAGCAAATATTAT GCGAATGTCTGATGGTTTGTTCCTGAAAAAATGCCGGGAAGCAGCAGAAAACTGTAAAGATATTAAGTTTAATGAAATGTATCTCGACACCGTGTGTCTGAAT ATGGTGCAGGATCCGTCACGGTTTGATGTCCTTGTTATGCCAAACTTGTATGGTGACATCTTGAG TGATTTGTGCGCAGGATTGATTGGGGGTCTTGGAGTAACGCCGAGTGGGAACATTGGTGCTAATGGAGTTGCAATCTTTGAATCG GTTCACGGAACAGCTCCAGACATCGCCGGAAAAGACTTGGCAAATCCAACGGCGCTTCTCTTGAGCGCGGTGATGATGCTGCGTCACATGGGAATGCAGGAATACGCCACCAAAATAGAAGCCGCATGCTTTGCTACAATCAAAGATGGGAAG GTCTTGACCAAAGATTTGGGAGGCAACTCAAAGTGCTCAGAGTTCACAGCAGAAATCTGTGGCAGAGTGAGGGCAATGGAATAA